The following coding sequences lie in one Spinacia oleracea cultivar Varoflay chromosome 1, BTI_SOV_V1, whole genome shotgun sequence genomic window:
- the LOC110795155 gene encoding uncharacterized protein, whose translation MAAATCRNTDIWAWIQNLPPLTQWKKDSMSICICSSNSSLATLSLNITKNISTKSISFSIFANFSLPVSLWTSKPIYVLSPSTNLLGDENTIYYLISIFIQDVFKYGPTKNINPIKIPKIDPTYNLKHIFNVSILTLVFLVCIYEAPTDLRFNCLKALKDQLSTMESREASKLLMRILGSNIEQQWMRCLNLAITNWKMELKAANQILKGPSPLFSHGFSTTGLWKVQLYCPIITMEIENTSGSADERLAFSLNYHHLEGVIQLNYKAIVKEKWIEVMVNIDNIRLDVVRLVSEKLLKDRGAGAAEKHFPSRMSLQLTPGPQTDILSVSVSKSSENPKKEIEIEKTIEGSFEPLNKVGVQVSAGETTTRVFKPWKFEETAKGDSGGLNWFLHDSNDGREVFSSKPSPMKMFQPKAWFKHRYSNAYRPFTRQGGVIFAGDQYGETVCWKVDKSAIGKRSMEWELSGCIGLTYWPNRYRTLYNETRRAEFKETLQLTLV comes from the exons ATGGCTGCTGCTACTTGTAGAAACACTGATATATGGGCATGGATCCAAAACCTTCCACCGCTAACTCAATGGAAGAAGGATTCCATGTCGATATGCATATGCTCATCAAACTCATCGTTAGCAACCCTCAGTCTCAACATAACCAAAAACATTTCAACCAAATCAATCTCCTTTTCCATCTTTGCAAACTTTAGCCTTCCTGTATCCCTTTGGACCTCAAAACCAATTTATGTCTTAAGCCCTTCCACAAACCTCCTGGGTGACGAAAACACGATATATTATCTCATTTCGATTTTCATTCAAGATGTATTCAAGTACGGACCTACAAAAAACATTAACCCTATAAAAATCCCCAAGATTGATCCTACATATAACTTGAAACACATCTTCAATGTTTCCATTCTTACCTTAGTTTTCTTAGTTTGTATATATGAAGCTCCAACTGATCTTCGCTTCAATTGTCTTAAAGCTCTAAAAGATCAGCTTTCAACTATGGAATCTCGTGAAGCCTCAAAGCTACTGATGAGGATCTTAGGGTCTAACATTGAACAACAATGGATGAGATGCTTGAATCTAGCTATCACAAACTGGAAAATGGAGCTAAAAGCAGCCAACCAAATCCTCAAAGGTCCGTCTCCTCTGTTTTCCCATGGTTTTTCAACTACCGGGCTGTGGAAAGTTCAGCTATATTGTCCTATAATAACTATGGAAATCGAGAACACAAGTGGTTCAGCTGATGAGCGTTTAGCCTTTTCTCTAAACTACCACCATCTTGAGGGTGTCATACAGCTCAATTATAAAGCCATAGTCAAGGAGAAATGGATTGAAGTAATGGTAAACATCGACAATATAAG GCTAGATGTGGTTCGACTAGTAAGTGAGAAGCTTCTAAAAGATCGAGGAGCAGGGGCAGCAGAAAAGCACTTCCCTTCAAGAATGTCACTGCAACTCACACCAGGACCTCAGACAGACATTTTAAGCGTGTCAGTAAGCAAATCTTCAGAGAATCCAAAGAAGGAAATAgaaatagagaagacaatagaAGGATCATTCGAGCCTCTTAACAAAGTGGGAGTCCAGGTATCAGCAGGAGAGACCACAACAAGAGTCTTCAAACCATGGAAATTTGAGGAGACTGCAAAGGGTGACAGCGGGGGTTTGAACTGGTTTCTGCATGACAGTAATGACGGAAGAGAGGTCTTTTCATCTAAACCTTCCCCTATGAAAATGTTTCAGCCTAAGGCGTGGTTTAAGCACCGGTATTCTAATGCATACAGGCCTTTTACTAGACAGGGAGGGGTTATATTTGCAGGAGATCAGTATGGGGAAACGGTATGTTGGAAAGTGGACAAATCAGCTATTGGGAAGAGATCAATGGAGTGGGAACTTTCTGGTTGTATTGGATTAACATACTGGCCAAATAGGTACAGGACATTGTACAATGAAACAAGGAGAGCTGAGTTCAAAGAAACTCTGCAGCTTACTCTAGTGTAG